In Ruminiclostridium papyrosolvens DSM 2782, the following proteins share a genomic window:
- a CDS encoding CoA-binding protein gives MNEEQMLEKKVWAVVGANQNPEKYGNRIYKKLKSRGYEVYPVNPGYETVEGDKCYRDLSSLPQKPEVIDMVVSPKRGKTVIEEAAKLGIKNIWLQPGTYDDELLKRINELELDAVMACVLVALR, from the coding sequence ATGAATGAAGAACAAATGCTTGAAAAAAAGGTATGGGCTGTAGTGGGTGCGAATCAGAACCCCGAAAAGTACGGCAACAGAATATATAAAAAGTTGAAAAGCAGAGGCTATGAGGTTTATCCTGTAAACCCTGGATACGAGACTGTAGAAGGTGACAAATGCTATAGAGATTTGTCCTCACTTCCGCAAAAACCGGAAGTAATAGATATGGTTGTTTCTCCAAAAAGAGGGAAGACTGTTATAGAAGAAGCTGCAAAATTAGGCATTAAAAACATATGGCTTCAGCCCGGAACATATGATGATGAATTGTTAAAAAGAATTAATGAGCTTGAACTTGATGCAGTTATGGCATGTGTACTTGTAGCTTTGAGGTAG
- a CDS encoding flavin monoamine oxidase family protein, which produces MICPTILYSKEPRPPQPDNPSFEERQIMAKYALYRACHPEDYCNIFNAFSPSENITSIAKPGQFKGKSVGIIGGGLAGMSAAYELRKLGFDITILEASEERIGGRVYTYYFDREKKLYGEFGPMRIPVNHETVWHYINLFKLDTRPFIQSEPETFIYLHQRRARNDPFGKNVMKYIYPTYDLTSWEAKTAWQELGYYGIETPVLEAPPSSRAEIIQVKPRYSRQLLFWDSLNSRQMFEHKKLSQGAINLLSNLFPIAGEFLYHNYVDMVQEYFPVNFWFLYEITGGMVNLPLAFHRSFVSNEPWEYYPDIPSELLGKVTWKQGTKVKGIYKCLENGRVTLTYDNTKLMESGYENFDYIVCAVPFSVLRTFEIAPMFSSLKMQAIKEVTYGNAQKTLLNCNRRFWEEQGIYGGGSYTDLPITTIWYTSSRCQVPQELNQRSTAAEPGVIVGSYNFNLDAVRLGNMTEEDRFDKVKRNVEEVHGLSKGYLNDIVTDMKTQVWDNDPLSRGAFCYFTPQQKKLFSWAMTLPEYGERVYFAGEHVSAIHRWQQGALKSGMEAANAIARTNLYTR; this is translated from the coding sequence ATGATTTGTCCAACGATTCTATATTCTAAAGAACCAAGACCACCTCAGCCTGATAATCCATCATTCGAGGAACGACAAATTATGGCAAAATATGCGTTATACAGGGCCTGTCATCCTGAGGACTACTGCAATATCTTTAATGCATTTTCACCATCTGAGAATATTACATCAATAGCCAAGCCCGGACAGTTTAAAGGGAAAAGTGTGGGAATTATCGGAGGAGGCCTTGCAGGAATGTCAGCCGCCTACGAGCTTCGTAAGCTTGGGTTTGATATAACAATATTAGAGGCATCGGAGGAGAGGATAGGCGGAAGGGTTTATACATATTATTTTGACAGGGAAAAAAAGCTTTACGGAGAATTTGGGCCTATGAGAATACCTGTCAACCACGAGACAGTATGGCATTATATTAATTTATTCAAGCTTGATACAAGGCCTTTTATACAGAGTGAGCCGGAGACTTTTATATATCTTCACCAGAGAAGAGCAAGAAATGATCCATTTGGTAAAAATGTAATGAAATATATTTATCCCACCTATGATCTTACGTCGTGGGAAGCAAAAACAGCATGGCAGGAGTTGGGATATTACGGAATAGAAACACCTGTACTTGAGGCTCCACCGTCTTCCAGAGCAGAGATTATTCAGGTAAAACCACGATATAGCAGGCAGTTGTTGTTCTGGGACAGCCTTAATTCCCGTCAGATGTTTGAACATAAAAAACTCAGTCAGGGGGCAATTAACCTCCTTTCAAACCTATTCCCAATAGCAGGAGAGTTCCTGTATCATAATTATGTTGATATGGTGCAGGAGTATTTCCCTGTAAATTTCTGGTTTTTATATGAAATTACAGGAGGGATGGTAAATTTGCCTTTGGCATTCCATAGATCATTTGTAAGTAATGAACCCTGGGAGTATTATCCTGACATACCGTCTGAACTTCTGGGTAAAGTTACTTGGAAGCAGGGAACAAAGGTAAAAGGCATATATAAATGTCTCGAAAACGGCAGAGTAACCCTTACATATGATAATACAAAGCTTATGGAATCAGGCTACGAAAATTTTGATTACATTGTGTGTGCAGTTCCTTTTTCAGTTTTAAGAACCTTTGAAATAGCTCCTATGTTCAGCAGTTTAAAAATGCAGGCTATAAAAGAAGTAACTTACGGAAATGCCCAAAAGACTCTACTTAACTGCAACAGGAGATTCTGGGAGGAACAGGGTATATATGGAGGCGGTTCATATACTGATTTACCAATTACCACCATATGGTATACTTCCAGTCGGTGTCAGGTTCCTCAGGAACTTAATCAAAGAAGTACAGCGGCCGAACCCGGCGTAATTGTGGGTTCCTATAATTTTAATCTGGATGCTGTAAGACTGGGTAATATGACTGAAGAGGATAGATTTGACAAGGTTAAGAGAAATGTTGAAGAAGTCCACGGACTCTCCAAAGGCTATCTGAACGACATTGTTACAGACATGAAAACACAGGTATGGGATAACGATCCGCTTTCCAGAGGTGCATTCTGTTATTTTACACCCCAACAGAAAAAATTATTTTCATGGGCAATGACGCTGCCGGAATATGGAGAAAGAGTATACTTTGCTGGAGAACATGTATCTGCAATACACCGATGGCAGCAAGGAGCACTTAAAAGCGGTATGGAAGCCGCAAATGCCATAGCTCGCACGAACTTGTATACACGTTGA
- the trxB gene encoding thioredoxin-disulfide reductase: MNDVIIIGGGPAGYTAALYSSRAQLDTLVIEKMFSGGQMATTDVMENYPGFEEPIGGSDLALRMEKQARKFGTVVLNDEVLELDLNSNIKKVKTKNNTFESKTIILSMGASPKMLGLPKEEKLRGSGVSYCAVCDGAFFRGKTVAVVGGGDTAAEDALYLARFCPKIYIIHRRDAMRATKLLQNELCCNKKIEFLWDSVVEDIEGQFGVEGLKIKNIKTGEQSSIKVEGLFVAIGLNPNNSLVKDKVELSKDGYVKTDDRMSTSIPGVFAAGDLREKYLRQVITAAADGASAAYTAEQYINENMKNFK, translated from the coding sequence ATGAATGACGTTATAATAATTGGAGGAGGTCCGGCAGGTTATACAGCTGCTCTCTACAGTTCCAGGGCACAACTTGACACCCTGGTTATTGAAAAAATGTTTTCTGGCGGACAAATGGCTACAACGGACGTAATGGAAAACTACCCCGGATTTGAGGAACCTATCGGAGGCTCCGACCTTGCTTTGAGAATGGAAAAACAGGCAAGAAAATTCGGTACCGTAGTATTAAATGATGAAGTACTCGAGCTTGATTTGAATTCAAATATAAAAAAGGTTAAAACTAAAAATAATACTTTCGAAAGTAAAACAATTATTCTTAGCATGGGTGCATCACCAAAAATGCTGGGACTGCCAAAAGAAGAAAAATTAAGAGGTTCAGGCGTATCCTACTGTGCAGTATGTGACGGCGCATTTTTTCGGGGAAAAACCGTTGCAGTTGTTGGAGGCGGTGATACGGCTGCTGAAGATGCGCTTTATTTGGCAAGGTTTTGTCCCAAAATATATATAATTCACAGAAGAGATGCAATGAGAGCCACAAAGCTCCTTCAAAACGAGCTGTGCTGCAACAAAAAAATTGAGTTTTTATGGGACTCTGTCGTAGAAGATATTGAAGGACAATTTGGTGTTGAAGGCTTGAAAATTAAAAATATAAAAACCGGAGAACAAAGTTCCATAAAAGTAGAGGGCTTGTTTGTAGCCATTGGCTTGAATCCTAACAACTCCCTTGTAAAAGATAAGGTAGAACTAAGCAAGGATGGTTATGTTAAAACCGATGACAGAATGAGTACTAGTATTCCCGGTGTATTTGCAGCCGGAGATTTACGTGAAAAGTACCTCAGGCAAGTAATTACTGCCGCTGCCGACGGAGCTTCCGCAGCCTATACTGCCGAACAGTATATAAATGAAAATATGAAAAATTTTAAATAA
- a CDS encoding CBS domain-containing protein, whose product MKVKDIMTTNVTYVEPNASIVDTAKLMQQHNVGSIPVCDKGSVVGMVTDRDIVVRNIAIGKNPQQTPVSDIMTTGITSVSPDMEMSQVTKMMADSQIRRVPVVDQNNLVGIVALGDVAIDAKFDTEVAETLTGISRPSKPQ is encoded by the coding sequence ATGAAAGTAAAAGATATAATGACTACAAATGTAACTTACGTTGAACCGAATGCTTCTATTGTGGATACTGCAAAGCTGATGCAGCAGCATAATGTAGGCTCAATTCCCGTTTGCGACAAAGGAAGCGTAGTAGGTATGGTAACTGACAGAGATATCGTTGTCAGGAACATTGCTATAGGTAAGAACCCTCAGCAAACACCGGTAAGTGATATTATGACAACAGGCATAACCTCTGTCAGTCCCGACATGGAAATGTCACAAGTAACCAAAATGATGGCTGACAGCCAGATAAGAAGAGTACCTGTAGTTGACCAGAACAATCTTGTAGGTATAGTTGCACTGGGCGACGTGGCTATTGATGCTAAATTCGACACTGAGGTTGCCGAAACTCTCACTGGAATATCAAGACCTTCAAAGCCTCAATAA
- a CDS encoding MerR family transcriptional regulator translates to MEYTIKKLAQIAGVSTRTLRYYDEIGILKPARINSSGYRIYGQKETDRLQNILFYRELGVELDKIGEFVNDPAYDCISALQNHRGKLLEKKNQLEQLIKTIDKTIAANEGRTEMTDKEKFEGFKQNILNENDRKYGEEIREKYGEEFVNKSYDKFKGMSEEQYKEFEELTALVRETLNLAFETGDPAGELAQKAADLHRQWLSFSWPRYSGEAHAGLAQMYVDDERFRAYYDREQPGMAEFLRDAILVYTGKKG, encoded by the coding sequence ATGGAATACACAATAAAAAAGCTGGCTCAAATAGCCGGTGTTAGTACAAGGACACTCAGGTACTATGATGAAATAGGCATTCTCAAGCCGGCGAGAATAAATTCATCGGGATACCGAATATATGGTCAGAAGGAAACAGACAGGCTTCAGAATATTTTGTTTTATCGTGAATTAGGAGTGGAACTCGATAAAATAGGAGAATTTGTGAATGATCCGGCTTACGACTGTATTTCAGCTTTACAGAACCACCGAGGAAAGCTTTTGGAAAAGAAAAACCAGTTGGAACAGTTGATTAAGACTATTGATAAAACAATAGCTGCAAATGAAGGGAGAACTGAAATGACTGATAAAGAGAAATTTGAAGGCTTCAAACAGAATATACTTAATGAAAATGACAGGAAGTATGGAGAGGAAATCCGTGAAAAGTACGGAGAAGAGTTTGTGAATAAATCATACGATAAATTTAAGGGTATGTCAGAGGAGCAATACAAGGAATTTGAAGAACTTACGGCCCTTGTTCGGGAGACACTAAATCTGGCTTTTGAAACCGGAGATCCTGCAGGAGAACTAGCACAGAAAGCAGCTGACCTCCATCGCCAATGGCTTAGCTTTTCTTGGCCGAGATACAGTGGTGAGGCTCATGCAGGGCTTGCCCAAATGTATGTAGATGATGAAAGATTCAGGGCATATTACGATAGGGAGCAGCCGGGTATGGCAGAATTCCTGAGAGATGCCATTCTCGTTTACACCGGAAAAAAAGGATAA
- a CDS encoding ferritin family protein, with translation MSYTYPSGQPQGNARKVTNKLREIMIAELMAINGYQSHISNSYMINVNEVWHHIMLDEVRHYETVLNLLRKYDPVQYKASLEQHDDYLKPKSPMQLYHPSYDNQIILNNLREDIKGELEAVILYEEEIEAYSSYKDIKIAIQAIIDDEKEHAEHLTQVLKKYENEQSIYIREKGKSSCQKRGKP, from the coding sequence ATGAGCTATACATATCCATCCGGTCAGCCTCAGGGCAATGCGCGTAAAGTTACCAACAAGCTCAGAGAAATAATGATTGCAGAATTAATGGCTATTAACGGTTACCAAAGCCATATTTCTAATTCCTATATGATAAATGTAAACGAGGTCTGGCATCATATAATGCTGGATGAAGTAAGGCACTACGAAACGGTTCTAAACCTTCTTAGAAAATACGACCCTGTTCAGTATAAAGCTTCTTTAGAACAACACGATGATTATCTGAAACCCAAATCACCAATGCAATTGTACCATCCATCCTATGACAATCAAATTATACTAAATAATTTAAGAGAAGATATTAAAGGAGAATTGGAAGCCGTAATACTTTACGAGGAAGAAATTGAGGCATATTCTTCCTATAAGGATATAAAAATTGCAATTCAAGCTATTATTGACGATGAAAAAGAACACGCAGAACACCTGACTCAAGTGCTTAAAAAATATGAAAATGAACAATCTATCTATATAAGGGAAAAAGGAAAAAGTTCCTGTCAAAAACGTGGGAAACCGTAA
- a CDS encoding spore germination protein, with the protein MFNKLSNLIKFVNNVRSKQQDNNKPSPDNVSYVGNGQSLHEALDDNYQVIKKSLGKSDDIILRKFNFGVKHQSKALICFIDGLGDKNLILEYVVKSLMVNIHITNPKGKLVDKRNMFDDIKNNILSIVEASEVKNMDEAIDTILSGNTLLLIDGCTQGFAISAKGGDRRSIQQPETEVVIRGSREAFVETLRVNTSLIRKTIKNPNLIFETLVVGKQTRTDVCIVYIQGIANDKIVQEVRDRINRIDTDVILESGYIEQFIEDNPLSPFATIGNSERPDKVSAKLLEGRVAIICGGTPIVLTVPYTFVESLQVPEDYYSRPFLTNLVRILRVVALFITLTLPAVYISLTTFHQEMIPTVLLVTFAAAREGIPFPVLIETLISEVIFQLLRESGIRMPKAVGTAVSIVGTLVIGQAAVEAGIIGAPMVIITALSAITSFILPSIYDAVIVFKFMLIFISSAFGLFGVIVGLFCILAHMCSLRTFGTPFMSPLAPVNWSSMKDSILRFPLWLMKNRPKAITWKNSGRQASQQMPNKPDKKKGGKNY; encoded by the coding sequence TTGTTCAATAAATTGTCAAACCTTATAAAATTTGTTAATAACGTAAGAAGTAAGCAACAAGATAATAACAAACCTTCACCGGATAATGTATCTTATGTAGGCAATGGGCAGAGTTTGCATGAAGCTTTGGATGATAATTATCAAGTAATAAAAAAATCCCTGGGTAAAAGTGATGATATCATATTAAGGAAATTTAATTTTGGAGTAAAACATCAATCCAAGGCTTTGATTTGCTTCATCGACGGGTTGGGCGATAAGAACCTGATACTTGAATATGTCGTTAAATCTCTTATGGTCAACATTCATATTACAAATCCAAAGGGTAAGCTTGTAGATAAGCGAAACATGTTTGATGATATAAAAAACAATATTCTAAGCATAGTTGAAGCGTCCGAAGTCAAAAATATGGATGAGGCCATCGACACAATTTTATCAGGAAATACATTACTTCTCATAGACGGATGTACTCAAGGTTTTGCCATAAGTGCCAAGGGTGGAGATCGCAGAAGTATACAACAACCGGAGACGGAAGTCGTTATCCGTGGTTCACGAGAAGCTTTCGTAGAGACACTCAGGGTTAATACTTCTCTGATACGTAAAACAATCAAAAATCCCAACCTTATTTTTGAAACCCTTGTCGTAGGAAAGCAAACCCGAACTGATGTTTGTATTGTATATATCCAGGGAATTGCCAACGATAAGATTGTTCAGGAAGTTCGGGACAGAATAAACCGCATAGATACTGATGTCATACTTGAATCGGGTTATATTGAGCAGTTCATAGAAGACAATCCCCTTTCCCCTTTTGCGACAATCGGAAACAGCGAAAGGCCGGACAAGGTTTCTGCAAAACTTCTTGAAGGAAGAGTGGCAATTATATGTGGCGGAACACCTATTGTATTGACAGTACCCTATACTTTTGTTGAGTCGCTTCAAGTACCTGAGGATTATTATTCCCGGCCTTTTCTGACTAACTTAGTTAGGATACTGAGGGTTGTTGCATTATTTATAACACTTACCCTGCCAGCTGTATATATTTCCCTTACCACCTTCCATCAGGAAATGATTCCTACTGTTCTCCTCGTTACTTTTGCGGCTGCAAGAGAAGGAATTCCTTTTCCTGTTCTGATTGAGACTCTCATAAGTGAGGTTATATTCCAGCTTCTGCGTGAATCAGGAATAAGGATGCCCAAGGCTGTTGGTACGGCAGTAAGTATTGTTGGTACACTTGTTATAGGCCAAGCTGCTGTTGAGGCAGGAATAATCGGTGCACCCATGGTAATCATAACAGCCTTGTCAGCAATTACAAGTTTTATTCTCCCCTCCATTTATGACGCTGTTATAGTTTTTAAATTTATGCTAATTTTTATAAGCAGCGCTTTCGGATTATTTGGCGTTATTGTCGGTTTGTTCTGCATACTGGCGCATATGTGTTCTCTAAGAACTTTTGGAACACCCTTTATGTCTCCTTTGGCTCCCGTAAACTGGAGCTCTATGAAAGACAGTATTCTAAGATTTCCACTTTGGCTTATGAAGAACCGCCCAAAAGCAATTACATGGAAAAACTCCGGCAGGCAAGCATCACAACAAATGCCCAATAAGCCTGACAAGAAAAAAGGAGGGAAAAACTATTGA
- a CDS encoding Ger(x)C family spore germination protein has translation MNKKLFLVILMAALSAMLLTGCWDRKELNQLGIAMAIGLDKGDDGKIQLTSQIVRPSAIQKKGGGNEPPYELVISSGDSVFEAIRHTVKEFDRRSFFSHIKVIVVGEEYAREGLEDTIDFITRSHELRKTTWLIVASDCKASEVLGVKHGLEKVQANYMEGILKSQEIESSSAISKVIDFIKAMPGEGNNPVTGVFSLMDVKSVPSEGTEPEQRKGLKLSGSALFKKDKLAGFLDNKDTLGLNILNGKCKKTSINVQALNNKADSQVTIELIKIKCSIKPSINKEGNISFNVAIKAEGNMTEVKQDLDVTNLQLFEQINSNFSNYIKLLTDKSINNIQKNMKTDVIGFGRTFEIKYPKIWSKIKDKWNDAIFPNVSYTVKVDTRLNRTGLTLKPLNAKKLGK, from the coding sequence TTGAATAAAAAGCTTTTTTTAGTAATACTTATGGCTGCACTTTCTGCAATGCTTCTCACAGGCTGCTGGGACCGCAAAGAACTGAATCAATTGGGAATTGCAATGGCTATAGGGTTGGATAAAGGAGATGATGGCAAAATCCAGTTAACAAGTCAGATAGTCCGCCCTTCAGCAATACAAAAAAAAGGTGGTGGAAACGAACCTCCTTATGAGCTTGTCATTTCGTCAGGGGACTCTGTATTTGAAGCAATCAGACACACAGTTAAGGAATTTGACAGGAGAAGCTTTTTTTCTCATATTAAAGTAATAGTTGTTGGTGAAGAGTATGCCCGAGAAGGCCTTGAAGACACAATTGACTTTATAACCCGCAGTCATGAATTAAGAAAAACAACATGGCTTATTGTCGCTTCAGACTGTAAAGCCTCCGAAGTACTTGGAGTTAAACATGGCCTTGAAAAGGTACAAGCAAACTATATGGAAGGAATTCTAAAATCTCAGGAAATAGAGTCAAGTTCAGCAATCTCTAAAGTAATAGATTTTATAAAGGCAATGCCCGGTGAAGGGAACAACCCTGTTACCGGTGTTTTTTCGTTAATGGATGTTAAAAGTGTTCCGTCAGAAGGAACAGAACCGGAACAGCGCAAAGGACTAAAGCTTTCCGGTTCAGCACTATTTAAAAAAGATAAGTTGGCAGGTTTTCTGGATAACAAAGATACTCTTGGTCTTAATATTTTGAACGGAAAATGCAAAAAGACATCCATCAATGTACAAGCTCTTAATAATAAAGCTGACAGTCAAGTTACAATCGAATTGATTAAAATTAAGTGTTCTATAAAACCTTCCATAAACAAAGAAGGCAATATATCTTTTAATGTTGCAATAAAAGCAGAAGGAAATATGACGGAAGTTAAACAAGACCTTGATGTGACTAATCTACAGCTTTTTGAACAGATTAACAGCAATTTTTCTAACTATATAAAACTTTTAACTGATAAGTCAATAAATAACATACAAAAAAATATGAAAACGGATGTAATAGGCTTTGGAAGAACATTTGAAATTAAGTACCCTAAAATCTGGAGTAAAATAAAAGACAAATGGAATGATGCTATATTCCCCAACGTCTCGTATACGGTTAAAGTAGACACTCGTCTCAATAGAACAGGACTGACTTTAAAACCACTCAACGCCAAAAAGCTCGGTAAGTAA
- a CDS encoding GerAB/ArcD/ProY family transporter, with product MEKISKNQLFCLIMMGQIGSTNLWALGIEAKRDAWIVDIISTIAGMGLVWLYTSIYSKYPDKNIVGITQSILGKTLGWPLGFIYFMLYAFNATRTTSEFADLINVTFLQDTPNLVIQIIFYLAIIYVLFLGIETLGRIAEIIFSVVIFLIIAIYIMIIASKQIDFKELLPVFQDGYKPILKAFYPIGINFPFGLVYVFFQFWKYNGSVKTVKKTTYWALALTGVNLTVSLIIMVTSMGINYTSNATIPFLEVIKLINIGDIITNLDAIGVILVFMGGFYLTILFYYSAVIIFAELFHIKDYRWVLVPLAIFIMWYSRVYEPNYPFHVKYLLPQFWQQFVPLSNVVPIMLLIIFYLKKYCNKDLNIKNKEGSREGI from the coding sequence ATGGAGAAAATAAGTAAAAACCAACTGTTCTGCCTGATAATGATGGGACAGATAGGCAGCACCAATCTATGGGCTTTGGGTATTGAGGCCAAAAGAGATGCTTGGATTGTAGATATAATTTCAACAATTGCCGGAATGGGTTTAGTCTGGTTGTACACATCCATATACAGTAAATATCCTGATAAGAATATTGTGGGAATAACTCAATCCATTCTGGGTAAAACTCTGGGGTGGCCATTGGGATTTATTTATTTTATGTTATATGCATTTAATGCCACCAGAACCACAAGTGAATTTGCAGATTTGATAAATGTAACCTTTCTTCAGGATACACCAAATCTGGTAATACAAATTATTTTTTATTTAGCTATTATTTATGTACTTTTTTTAGGGATAGAGACTCTGGGACGTATTGCGGAAATAATATTTTCTGTAGTAATTTTTTTGATAATTGCTATCTATATTATGATAATTGCATCAAAACAGATAGATTTTAAAGAGCTGCTACCTGTTTTTCAAGATGGGTACAAACCTATACTCAAGGCTTTTTACCCTATAGGTATTAATTTTCCCTTTGGTTTAGTTTATGTGTTTTTTCAGTTCTGGAAGTATAACGGGTCAGTAAAGACAGTCAAAAAAACAACTTATTGGGCACTTGCATTGACCGGAGTCAATTTAACCGTTTCTCTAATTATAATGGTTACATCAATGGGCATTAATTATACTTCCAATGCTACTATACCGTTTCTTGAGGTAATCAAACTCATTAATATAGGAGATATAATTACTAATCTTGATGCAATAGGAGTTATTCTTGTGTTTATGGGTGGATTCTACTTAACCATATTATTTTACTATTCCGCAGTGATAATCTTTGCAGAATTATTCCATATAAAGGATTACAGGTGGGTTTTAGTTCCTTTAGCTATTTTTATTATGTGGTATTCAAGAGTATACGAGCCAAATTATCCTTTTCATGTAAAATATCTTTTACCCCAGTTCTGGCAGCAATTTGTACCGTTAAGTAATGTAGTTCCAATTATGCTTTTAATTATATTTTATCTAAAAAAATATTGTAACAAGGATTTAAATATTAAAAATAAAGAGGGAAGCAGAGAAGGTATATGA
- a CDS encoding L,D-transpeptidase family protein, whose product MFIMINRNRLFCIFTIFIMSIILFFAVNNNVIKGSFTRHAANKQQQFLILIHIDEKTLYLFENDKCIKKYPIASGKPGWPSPIGEWKIVEKSQWGKGFGGRWLGLNVRWGNYGIHGTKNEASIGRSASHGCIRMYNRDIKELYDLVPLGTAVVIRNGPFGPFGMGFRNLKPGDRGADVLAVQERLKQLGYFHGYESGIYEDDLKNAVFQFQKDHNLKVKVSISTPDYNAMGYSEFE is encoded by the coding sequence ATGTTTATAATGATAAATAGAAACAGATTATTCTGTATCTTCACAATTTTTATAATGTCAATTATTCTCTTTTTTGCAGTTAATAATAATGTTATCAAAGGGAGTTTTACAAGGCATGCAGCTAATAAACAACAACAATTTCTGATATTGATACATATAGATGAAAAAACTCTTTATTTATTTGAAAACGATAAATGTATTAAGAAATATCCTATTGCTTCGGGTAAACCCGGATGGCCCTCTCCAATAGGAGAATGGAAAATAGTTGAAAAAAGTCAGTGGGGAAAAGGTTTCGGCGGAAGATGGCTGGGGTTGAATGTCAGGTGGGGTAATTATGGAATTCATGGTACTAAAAATGAAGCCTCAATTGGAAGGTCGGCAAGTCATGGTTGTATACGTATGTATAATAGGGACATAAAAGAGCTATATGACTTAGTGCCTTTAGGCACAGCAGTTGTTATACGCAACGGCCCATTCGGGCCATTTGGAATGGGCTTCAGAAATTTGAAACCGGGAGACCGTGGGGCAGATGTTCTGGCCGTTCAGGAAAGACTAAAGCAATTGGGCTATTTCCATGGATATGAATCAGGTATCTATGAGGATGATTTAAAAAACGCTGTCTTTCAATTTCAAAAAGATCATAATCTTAAAGTAAAAGTGTCAATATCCACGCCAGATTATAATGCTATGGGTTATTCGGAATTTGAATAG
- a CDS encoding TrkA C-terminal domain-containing protein, translated as MKLGSQWPSHSLLIAVKRGEQELIPKGDTFIQSGDNLVMLTNEDRVSKINDLMLALTESK; from the coding sequence ATAAAACTTGGCTCTCAATGGCCCTCCCATTCACTTCTTATAGCCGTTAAGAGAGGTGAACAGGAGCTTATCCCAAAAGGAGATACCTTTATACAATCAGGGGATAACCTAGTTATGTTAACAAACGAGGATAGAGTTTCTAAAATTAATGATTTAATGTTAGCATTAACCGAAAGCAAATAG
- the panD gene encoding aspartate 1-decarboxylase, whose translation MNITLLSGKIHRATVTQAELNYVGSITIDEELLEAAGIMEYEKVCVVNVNNGKRLETYTIAGEKGSGVICLNGAAARYAQISDKVIIMAYAQMTREEARNHKPNVVFVDDSNRITCKTSYEKHGQIVD comes from the coding sequence ATGAATATTACATTATTAAGCGGAAAAATTCATAGAGCTACAGTTACCCAGGCGGAATTAAACTATGTCGGGAGTATTACCATAGATGAAGAACTCTTAGAAGCAGCCGGTATTATGGAGTATGAAAAAGTTTGTGTAGTAAATGTTAACAACGGCAAAAGGCTGGAAACATATACAATTGCAGGAGAGAAGGGTTCTGGAGTGATTTGTCTCAATGGTGCAGCTGCCAGGTATGCACAGATTAGCGATAAAGTTATTATCATGGCATATGCACAGATGACCAGAGAAGAAGCCCGGAACCATAAACCCAATGTAGTATTTGTAGATGATAGTAATCGTATTACTTGCAAGACCAGTTACGAAAAGCATGGTCAGATTGTAGACTAA